One Nocardia sp. BMG111209 DNA segment encodes these proteins:
- the pepN gene encoding aminopeptidase N produces MSAPNLTREQAVTRAATVQIENYRVELDLTGPVTAGAETFFSRSTVTFTASPGAETFVDIVASGVRSAVLNGAAIEVGDYDESKGLTLTGLAERNELVVEADCEYSHTGEGLHRFVDPTDDKVYLYSQFETADCKRLFACFDQPDLKATYDLTVTAPADWQVISNSAATATRTVGDAVEHTFGTTPRMSTYLVALIAGPYAKWTDAYTDEHGEIPLGIYCRASLAEHMDSERLFTQTKQGFGFYHRNFGVPYAFGKYDQLFVPEFNAGAMENAGAITFLEDYVFRSKVTRASYERRCETVLHEMAHMWFGDLVTMKWWDDLWLNESFATFASVLCQVEATEYTNAWTTFANVEKSWAYRQDQLPSTHPIAADIPDLAAVEVNFDGITYAKGASVLKQLVAYVGLEPFLAGLRDYFTAHAYGNATFDDLVGALEKSSGRDLSDWGSQWLKTTGLNILRPDFEVVDGAFTRFAVVQEGAAPGAGEHRVHRLAIGVYDEQDGKLVRTERIELDLDAAERTEVPELVGVARGKLVLINDDDLTYCSVRLDPESLDTVVTRIADIAESLPRTLAWSAAWEMTRQAEMRARDFIALVQSGIGAESEIGVVQRLLMQAQTALGSYADPDWAEQVGWPAFADRLLELAREAESGSDHQLAFVNALTGARLSAWHTEVLTELLDADPATVGLPGLVVDTDLRWRVVSALAAAGEVDSDGVETPFIDGELDRDPTAAGRRHAAAAATARPQAEVKENAWQTAMNNDTVPNITARAIVSGFAPSGQSDLLQTYIERYFAEIPNVWDRRSSEVAQTVVVGLYPHWAITDEAVAVADKFLSTDHPPALRRLVVEGKAGIERSLRARAFDAR; encoded by the coding sequence ATGTCCGCACCGAACCTCACCCGCGAGCAAGCCGTCACACGTGCCGCGACGGTCCAGATCGAGAACTATCGTGTCGAACTCGATCTGACCGGTCCGGTCACCGCCGGCGCGGAGACGTTCTTCTCGCGGTCGACGGTGACGTTCACCGCCTCGCCGGGTGCGGAGACCTTCGTCGACATCGTGGCGTCCGGCGTCCGGTCGGCGGTGCTCAACGGCGCGGCGATCGAGGTGGGCGACTACGACGAGTCGAAGGGGCTCACCCTCACCGGGCTGGCCGAGCGCAACGAGCTGGTGGTGGAGGCCGACTGCGAGTATTCGCACACCGGCGAGGGCCTGCACCGGTTCGTCGACCCGACCGACGACAAGGTGTACCTGTACTCCCAGTTCGAAACCGCCGACTGCAAGCGGCTTTTCGCCTGCTTCGACCAGCCGGACCTGAAAGCCACCTACGATCTGACCGTCACCGCACCGGCGGATTGGCAGGTGATCTCCAACAGCGCCGCCACCGCCACCCGGACCGTCGGCGACGCGGTCGAGCACACCTTCGGCACCACACCCCGGATGAGCACCTACCTGGTGGCCCTGATCGCCGGCCCGTACGCGAAGTGGACCGACGCCTACACCGACGAGCACGGCGAGATCCCGCTCGGCATCTACTGCCGCGCCTCGCTGGCCGAGCACATGGACTCCGAGCGACTGTTCACCCAGACGAAGCAGGGTTTCGGCTTCTACCACCGCAACTTCGGGGTGCCGTACGCGTTCGGCAAGTACGACCAGCTGTTCGTGCCGGAGTTCAACGCCGGCGCGATGGAGAACGCGGGCGCGATCACCTTCCTCGAGGACTACGTGTTCCGCTCCAAGGTGACCCGCGCCTCGTACGAACGGCGTTGCGAGACCGTGCTGCACGAGATGGCGCACATGTGGTTCGGCGATCTGGTCACCATGAAGTGGTGGGACGACCTGTGGCTGAACGAATCCTTCGCCACCTTCGCCTCGGTGCTGTGCCAGGTCGAGGCGACCGAGTACACCAACGCGTGGACGACCTTCGCGAACGTGGAGAAGTCCTGGGCGTACCGGCAGGACCAGTTGCCGTCGACGCATCCGATCGCCGCCGACATCCCGGATCTGGCCGCCGTGGAGGTCAACTTCGACGGAATCACCTACGCCAAGGGCGCTTCCGTGCTGAAGCAGCTGGTCGCGTACGTGGGCCTGGAGCCGTTCCTGGCGGGTCTGCGCGACTACTTCACCGCACACGCCTACGGCAACGCCACTTTCGACGATCTGGTGGGCGCGCTCGAAAAGTCCTCCGGCCGTGATCTTTCCGACTGGGGCTCGCAGTGGCTGAAGACCACCGGCCTGAACATCCTGCGCCCCGATTTCGAGGTCGTCGACGGCGCGTTCACCCGCTTCGCCGTCGTGCAGGAGGGCGCCGCGCCGGGGGCCGGTGAGCACCGGGTGCACCGGCTGGCGATCGGCGTCTACGACGAGCAGGACGGGAAGCTGGTGCGCACCGAGCGCATCGAGCTGGATCTCGACGCCGCGGAACGCACCGAGGTACCGGAGTTGGTGGGGGTCGCCCGCGGCAAGCTGGTGCTGATCAACGACGACGATCTCACCTACTGCTCGGTGCGGCTGGACCCAGAGTCGCTGGACACCGTGGTGACCCGCATCGCCGACATCGCCGAATCGCTGCCGCGCACGCTGGCGTGGTCGGCGGCCTGGGAGATGACCCGCCAGGCGGAGATGCGCGCCCGCGACTTCATCGCCCTGGTGCAGAGCGGCATCGGCGCGGAATCGGAAATCGGTGTGGTGCAACGCCTGCTGATGCAGGCGCAGACCGCGCTCGGCAGCTACGCCGATCCGGACTGGGCGGAGCAGGTCGGCTGGCCCGCCTTCGCCGACCGTCTGCTGGAACTGGCCCGCGAGGCCGAGTCCGGCTCGGATCACCAACTGGCCTTCGTCAACGCCCTCACCGGCGCGCGTCTCTCGGCCTGGCACACCGAGGTTCTCACCGAACTGCTGGACGCCGACCCGGCGACCGTCGGCCTGCCCGGTCTGGTCGTGGACACCGACCTTCGCTGGCGGGTCGTGTCGGCCCTGGCCGCGGCCGGTGAGGTGGACTCCGACGGCGTCGAAACCCCCTTCATCGACGGCGAACTCGACCGCGACCCCACCGCCGCGGGACGCCGCCACGCTGCCGCGGCCGCCACGGCCCGCCCGCAGGCCGAGGTGAAGGAAAACGCCTGGCAGACCGCCATGAACAACGATACGGTCCCGAACATCACCGCCCGGGCCATCGTCAGCGGCTTCGCCCCGAGCGGCCAGTCGGACCTGCTCCAGACCTACATCGAACGGTATTTCGCCGAGATCCCGAACGTCTGGGACCGCCGCTCCAGCGAGGTCGCCCAAACCGTCGTCGTCGGCCTCTACCCGCACTGGGCGATCACCGACGAGGCCGTCGCCGTCGCCGACAAATTCCTCTCCACCGACCACCCCCCGGCCCTGCGCCGCCTGGTCGTGGAGGGTAAGGCCGGTATCGAACGCTCCCTGCGCGCACGGGCTTTCGACGCTCGGTAG